In the Acidobacteriota bacterium genome, CACAGCTACGACAATCGAATTGTCACCGATTTGAATGAATTAGATACCAGCCGATGGGCGCGCCCTCGCGTCGCAGTGGTGTTTGGCGCCAGCGTCTACAGTAACGGCGACTTGTCTCCGATTTTGGAAGATCGCGTGGATACGGCCATTGAGTTATACCGCGCCCGCAAAGTGGACCGCATTTTGGTTTCGGGCGATAACCGGCATGCCAGTTACAATGAACCGAAAGCGATGCAGGATTATCTGGTCACGCACGCCGTTGCGCCTCAGGACGTTGTGGTGGATTACGCCGGGCGTTCAACGTATGAAACCTGCGTGCGGGCAAAAGACGTGTTTGGATTGAAACAGGCGGTATTGGTGTCACAGGGATATCATCTGCCGCGAGCGCTGTACATCGCCAACAATGTCGGGCTTGATGTAGTGGGAGTTGCAGGAGATTTACGGTTAAAGCCAAAGGTGGATTATCAGGGATTTCGGGAATGGGCGGCGGAGGTCAAAGCCTACTTGAATTTGAAATACTTTCCTCCCGATGTGCTGCTCGGCAATCCCCAGCCGATTCGATAGAAGTTTTTACAGGCCATGGCAAACGAATTACGAACGAACGAATTTTCCTGGCGTTCCCGGCAAGCTTCGCTTGATCGGTTCACACAGGAAATGTTCGACGTCTTGATCATCGGCGGCGGAATTACAGGAGCCGGGTTGGCGCTGGATGCCGCCGTGCGCGGGTTGAAAACCGCCTTGGTGGAAAAGCGCGATTTTGCCGCCGGAACGTCCAGCCGTTCGACCAAGTTGATTCACGGCGGGTTGCGGTACCTGGAGCAGTTCGATTTTGCCCTGGTGCGTGAAGCTTTGTTGGAACGGTCAATCCTCGCGCGGATTGCTCCCCATTTGGCCGAAGCTTTTCCCTTTGTCATTCCGATTTATTCCGACAGGCGTAGAAATTACGATCATCCATGGAAGATGCGAGCCGGGCTGTTTTTGTACGATTTTTTGGCTGGCGGGCACAATTTTTCCAGGCATCGGCGGTTGAATAAAGAAGAAGCGTTAAGGCTGGCGCCGCAACTGGATGCCAACGGATTAAAGGGCGCATTTCTGTATTACGACGCCCGAACGAATGATTCCCGACTGGTTATTGAAGTCATCAAGGCTGCGCACGAACGCGGAGCATCCATCGCCAATTACGCCAAAGTCGAAAGCTTTTTGCGCAATGGCAACGGCAAAATCGCCGGGGCGCGCGTAGTGGATCAAATTGGCGGCAATCCGATTGATCTGCGCGCCAGCGTGACGATCAATGCGACGGGCGTCTGGTTGGAAGAAACAATTCGGTTGAATAACAGCGAAGGAGAATTGCCCAAAACATTGCGGCCGGCCAAGGGCATTCACCTGACAGTTTCCGCTGACCGGTTGCGTGTGGGGGCTGCCTGGTTGATTCCATCGCTGACCGGCCATCGGTTTTATTTCATCGTGCCGTGGCAGGATCGCGTCAACGTCGGAACCACAGACACCGATTACGAAGGCGGCAAGGATTCGCCTCAAGCCAACCCGGAAGAAGTTGCTGAAATTCTGATTGCTGTCAATTCTTATTTTCCCGGCGCAAATCTGGATACGACGGACGTGATTTCCGCCTGGGCGGGATTGCGTCCGTTAATCACCGATGCCGACGCCAAAGACACCACCAAAGTGTCTCGCAAAGAAGAGATCATCGAAACTTCAGATGGATTGATTTCTATTGGAGGAGGCAAACTGACCACCTACCGGTTGATGGCGGAGCAGGGAATTACCCTCGCACTAAAACGACTGGAAAGGCGACCGGAAAGACTCAATGGTGAAAACAGAACGACGGAAGTTCCGATCAGCGGCGGCCAGATAAGCCGGGTTGATCTGGAAATGCTGGCGAAACAGTTTGCTCAGCATTACGACTTGCCGGTCGGAATCACGCGGCATCTGGCATTTTCTTATGGATCGGATTTTGACCGGTTGATTCGCCTGATGCTGGATGATGAACAATTGCGCGAACCGCTGACCAAAGACCTGCCTCACGTCAAAGCCGAAGTTGTTTATGCCGCCCGGCACGAAATGGCTGTCAATTTAAGTGATACGTTGATGCGGCGGATGCGTCTGGCAATGCTGGCAGGAGAAGCTTCGCTGGAATGCGCGCCGGTGGCAGCCATGTTGATGGCCAGGGAGTTGGGTTGGGATGAAGTCGAAACCCGTCGCCAACTTACCAATTTCGTTGCTGAGCTTCACCGCGAGTACCTCGCCAAAGTTTGATTATCTCGCCGTTGCGGCAACCACTCCCGTTTGTAAGAATGCAATCTACAGTC is a window encoding:
- a CDS encoding glycerol-3-phosphate dehydrogenase/oxidase, encoding MANELRTNEFSWRSRQASLDRFTQEMFDVLIIGGGITGAGLALDAAVRGLKTALVEKRDFAAGTSSRSTKLIHGGLRYLEQFDFALVREALLERSILARIAPHLAEAFPFVIPIYSDRRRNYDHPWKMRAGLFLYDFLAGGHNFSRHRRLNKEEALRLAPQLDANGLKGAFLYYDARTNDSRLVIEVIKAAHERGASIANYAKVESFLRNGNGKIAGARVVDQIGGNPIDLRASVTINATGVWLEETIRLNNSEGELPKTLRPAKGIHLTVSADRLRVGAAWLIPSLTGHRFYFIVPWQDRVNVGTTDTDYEGGKDSPQANPEEVAEILIAVNSYFPGANLDTTDVISAWAGLRPLITDADAKDTTKVSRKEEIIETSDGLISIGGGKLTTYRLMAEQGITLALKRLERRPERLNGENRTTEVPISGGQISRVDLEMLAKQFAQHYDLPVGITRHLAFSYGSDFDRLIRLMLDDEQLREPLTKDLPHVKAEVVYAARHEMAVNLSDTLMRRMRLAMLAGEASLECAPVAAMLMARELGWDEVETRRQLTNFVAELHREYLAKV
- a CDS encoding YdcF family protein → MIKRGLLLVLLIAAIAFAYVHFQVHSYDNRIVTDLNELDTSRWARPRVAVVFGASVYSNGDLSPILEDRVDTAIELYRARKVDRILVSGDNRHASYNEPKAMQDYLVTHAVAPQDVVVDYAGRSTYETCVRAKDVFGLKQAVLVSQGYHLPRALYIANNVGLDVVGVAGDLRLKPKVDYQGFREWAAEVKAYLNLKYFPPDVLLGNPQPIR